The archaeon CG10_big_fil_rev_8_21_14_0_10_43_11 region GACGGCGCAGTTTACTACGAGACTCTTTTTGAAATGATTGCGTGGGAACCGCACATGCACGAAGTTGTTGAAGGCGTTATTTCAGAAGTTCGCGAATTTGGCGTGTTCATGCGTATGGGACCTATTGATGGTCTTGTTCATGTTTCACAAGTTATGGATGATTTTGTCAACTACTCAAAAGCAGGAAGCTTGCTTGGAAAACAATCAGGAACCGTGCTTAAAGTAGGTGACAAGGTTCGCGCCCGCATCATCGCAATCAGCCTCAAAAGCAAAGAAACAGGAAAAATTGGTCTTACTATGCGCCAAAGCGGCATGGGACGGCTTGACCTTGTTGAGCAACAGGTTGCTGAAACTGAAGCTGATGCGAAAAAAGGAGGTACTCAATAATGGTACGAGCATGCAAAAAATGTTTAGTAATTGTTGAAAAAGGCAATGACTGCCCAATTTGTAAAAGTAAAGACCTTGGTACAAACATTAAAGGACAAATTGTTGTATTCAATCCTAATCACTCTCGCATTGCTGAGCGCATTCATG contains the following coding sequences:
- a CDS encoding DNA-directed RNA polymerase; this translates as MYQRVKVKDRIRVPPHLFSEDLEGAIEQVIREEYEGGLAKNAGILLLLNKIESVGEGVILPEDGAVYYETLFEMIAWEPHMHEVVEGVISEVREFGVFMRMGPIDGLVHVSQVMDDFVNYSKAGSLLGKQSGTVLKVGDKVRARIIAISLKSKETGKIGLTMRQSGMGRLDLVEQQVAETEADAKKGGTQ
- a CDS encoding DNA-directed RNA polymerase subunit E'', coding for MVRACKKCLVIVEKGNDCPICKSKDLGTNIKGQIVVFNPNHSRIAERIHANSPGEYAIRVKS